The genomic region GGCGGTGATAGGCTTCTTTCTGCTGATGCTTTCCTATGGTCTGGCGCGCGGCAAGCGCCAGGCCTGGCTGGTCACCCTGGTCTTGCTCTTGCTCTCGGCCTTATTGCTCCATCACCCTCATGGAGGCTTGTCGCTCCCTTCCCTCTTGGTGTTGGGATTGACCGCGCTCTTGGGTTGCTGCTCCCCACTCTTCCAGGCTCGTAGTGACCCTCCTTCGATCTTCCGCGGCTATCTGGCGCTGGCCTTGGGTTTGGGCATCGTCTTTTTCTATACTCTCGGCGGCTTCCTGACCCTCTACAGCGATTTCGAGCCGTTGATCGACCGCTGGGGTCTGGAAACGGTCCTTTTGGGACTGCTGAGCCGCGCTCATCTCCATTTCCCACGCGGGACGCCGGCTTTTCTGTTTGCGCGGGCACTTCCGCTGCTGTGCATGAGCGCCGTGGGCTACGGGATGCTGCAGCTTTTTCGACCGGTGGCGGCGGCGCTGCTCTCGCAAGCTGGTGAGCGTCAGCGTGTCGAGGAGCTGGTGCGCCTCTACGGGCAGAATTCGATTTCCTATCATTTGCTGGTCGGTGAGAAGTCCTTTTTCTTTGCGGATTCAGGCCGGGCGGTGATTGGCTTTGTGCTCCAGGGAACGACGGCGGTGGTAGCCGGTGATCCTGTGGGACCAGAGGCCGAGTTGCCTGAGCTGATCCGGCAGTTCTTGGCTTTCTGCGAACGCCAGGATTGGACGCCGGTCTTCTGGCAGGTGCGAGCCGAGCTGGCCCCTTATTATCGCGCCGCCGGTCTGCATTTGTTGAAGATCGGTGAGGATGCGATCGTTGAGCTGCCCTCCTTTTCGCTTCAGGGTGGCGCGATGGCCAATCTGCGGACGAGTGCGCGCCGCGCTGAAAAGGCCGGGTTGACGGTGGTCTTCTACGAGGGACGTGTGACTTCCTCTGAGCATGTGGCTCAAATGGTCCGGATCTCCCGCGAGTGGCTCCAGCGGAAAGGCGGCACGGAGATGGGCTTTAGCATGAGCCGTTTCCATCCTTTCGAGACGTCCCCTCAGCTCTATGCCGTGGCCGTCGATCAAGAGGAGGCT from Thermogemmatispora onikobensis harbors:
- a CDS encoding bifunctional lysylphosphatidylglycerol flippase/synthetase MprF yields the protein MLGVAFPRRIAANRQLRRLSRLGIVAVIGLVGLVDMLSLFVPALAAWDILPNAWLGALPVSHPHAHPLTAVIGFFLLMLSYGLARGKRQAWLVTLVLLLLSALLLHHPHGGLSLPSLLVLGLTALLGCCSPLFQARSDPPSIFRGYLALALGLGIVFFYTLGGFLTLYSDFEPLIDRWGLETVLLGLLSRAHLHFPRGTPAFLFARALPLLCMSAVGYGMLQLFRPVAAALLSQAGERQRVEELVRLYGQNSISYHLLVGEKSFFFADSGRAVIGFVLQGTTAVVAGDPVGPEAELPELIRQFLAFCERQDWTPVFWQVRAELAPYYRAAGLHLLKIGEDAIVELPSFSLQGGAMANLRTSARRAEKAGLTVVFYEGRVTSSEHVAQMVRISREWLQRKGGTEMGFSMSRFHPFETSPQLYAVAVDQEEAVQAFVSFVPIYGRRGWALDLMRRSSQAVPGTMELLLTRSLFFLKEQGAEVVSLGLAPLSNCNQEEDETLLAASISFLKGRLSGLTGGPSLLAFKKKFQPRWESRYLVYPETLSLPKVGLALYRVHQHDGSLMLALLRSLRPLLRPQGVPALKRGSA